In a genomic window of Streptomyces pristinaespiralis:
- a CDS encoding rhamnogalacturonan acetylesterase encodes MRPTRRQVVAAAASLPLAAAAAPAALAGPSAGGRSRTLFIAGDSTAAQKYADAAPETGWGTALPFFLDKRLRVANHAVNGRSSKSFVDEGRLDALLARIVPGDLLLVQFGHNDAKSADPARHTEPWSTYQAYLRRYIEGARERGARPVLATSVERRRFDAQGTAVPTHGDYPAAMRALAAEEGTALLDVQALSIARWQELGPEGTKAYFNWTPEEQDNTHFNPPGAIAVARMTAQELLSAGVMAPRDVRRLEDEIPESWITWPAAD; translated from the coding sequence GTGAGGCCGACCCGTCGTCAGGTGGTCGCGGCGGCGGCGAGCCTTCCGCTCGCCGCCGCGGCGGCCCCCGCCGCCCTGGCCGGGCCGTCCGCCGGCGGCCGGAGCCGTACGCTCTTCATCGCCGGGGACTCCACGGCCGCGCAGAAGTACGCGGACGCCGCGCCCGAGACCGGGTGGGGCACGGCCCTCCCCTTCTTCCTGGACAAGCGGCTGCGGGTCGCCAACCACGCCGTCAACGGCCGGAGTTCGAAGAGCTTCGTCGACGAGGGACGCCTGGACGCCCTGCTGGCCCGGATCGTGCCCGGTGACCTGCTGCTCGTCCAGTTCGGTCACAACGACGCGAAGAGCGCCGACCCCGCCCGTCACACCGAGCCCTGGTCGACGTACCAGGCGTACCTGCGCCGGTACATCGAGGGGGCGCGGGAGCGCGGCGCCCGGCCGGTGCTCGCGACGTCCGTCGAGCGGCGCAGGTTCGACGCGCAGGGGACCGCGGTCCCGACGCACGGTGACTATCCGGCCGCGATGCGCGCGCTGGCCGCCGAGGAGGGCACCGCGCTGCTCGACGTGCAGGCCCTGTCGATCGCCCGCTGGCAGGAGCTGGGCCCGGAGGGCACCAAGGCGTATTTCAACTGGACGCCGGAGGAGCAGGACAACACGCACTTCAATCCGCCGGGCGCGATCGCCGTGGCGCGGATGACCGCACAGGAACTGCTGAGCGCCGGCGTGATGGCGCCGCGCGACGTCCGCAGGCTCGAGGACGAGATCCCCGAGTCGTGGATCACCTGGCCCGCCGCCGACTGA
- a CDS encoding pectate lyase family protein has protein sequence MHRTTHTLRCQGRIIATALGCTALVLTATAAANATPHRDLARQTLPARDGWASLGTGTTGGAAARPAQVHTVTTWEEFRAALAGDGDAPRIIKVKGTLDATAAGCAAFEAAGYDFDTYLADYDPAVWGYDTPVSGAQEDLRAASADNQAQAIKAYVPANTTIVGVGRDAGIVGASLQIKGVDNVIVRNLTLESPLDCFPQWDPTDGATGAWNSEYDSLVVYGATHVWIDHNTFTDGRHPDSSLPSYYGELYQQHDGELDIVRGADLVTASWNVFADHDKTLMIGNSDSAGDTDRGKLRVTLHHNLFRAVVERAPRVRFGQVDTYNNHYIVDKDAYAYSFGIGAESRLVAEANSFTLPAGVGAGRILKKWKDAPVTAERNHVNGREVDLVAVHNAEVPEETLRSGAGWTPTLRTRVDHPRAVPLLVGHRAGAGRLR, from the coding sequence ATGCACCGCACCACGCACACACTGAGATGTCAGGGACGCATCATCGCGACGGCCCTGGGATGCACCGCACTGGTCCTGACCGCCACCGCGGCGGCGAACGCCACTCCCCACCGGGACCTCGCCCGCCAGACGCTGCCCGCCCGCGACGGCTGGGCCTCGCTCGGCACCGGCACCACCGGCGGGGCCGCGGCCCGCCCCGCACAGGTGCACACCGTCACCACCTGGGAGGAGTTCCGGGCCGCGCTCGCCGGCGACGGCGACGCGCCCCGGATCATCAAGGTGAAGGGCACCCTCGACGCCACCGCGGCCGGCTGCGCCGCGTTCGAGGCGGCGGGCTACGACTTCGACACCTATCTCGCCGACTACGACCCCGCGGTATGGGGCTACGACACCCCGGTCAGCGGCGCCCAGGAGGACCTGCGCGCCGCGTCGGCGGACAACCAGGCACAGGCGATCAAGGCGTACGTGCCCGCGAACACCACCATCGTCGGCGTCGGCCGGGACGCGGGCATCGTCGGCGCCAGTCTCCAGATCAAGGGCGTCGACAACGTCATCGTCCGCAACCTCACGCTGGAGAGCCCGCTGGACTGCTTCCCCCAGTGGGACCCGACGGACGGCGCGACCGGCGCGTGGAACTCCGAGTACGACAGTCTCGTGGTGTACGGGGCCACCCATGTGTGGATCGACCACAACACGTTCACCGACGGGCGCCACCCCGACAGTTCGCTGCCGTCCTACTACGGCGAGCTGTACCAGCAGCACGACGGCGAGCTCGACATCGTCAGGGGCGCCGACCTGGTGACGGCGTCCTGGAACGTGTTCGCCGACCACGACAAGACCTTGATGATCGGCAACAGCGACAGCGCCGGCGACACGGACCGCGGCAAGCTGCGGGTCACGCTGCACCACAACCTGTTCCGGGCCGTCGTCGAGCGCGCGCCCCGGGTCCGCTTCGGCCAGGTCGACACGTACAACAACCACTACATCGTCGACAAGGACGCCTACGCCTACAGCTTCGGCATCGGCGCGGAGTCCCGGCTCGTCGCCGAGGCGAACTCGTTCACGCTCCCGGCGGGTGTGGGCGCGGGCCGGATCCTCAAGAAGTGGAAGGACGCTCCCGTCACCGCCGAGCGGAACCACGTCAACGGCCGGGAGGTCGACCTGGTGGCCGTCCACAACGCGGAGGTGCCGGAGGAGACCCTGCGGTCGGGCGCCGGCTGGACGCCCACGCTGCGCACCCGGGTCGACCACCCGCGGGCCGTCCCCCTGCTGGTCGGCCACCGGGCGGGCGCGGGCCGGCTGCGCTGA
- a CDS encoding pectinesterase family protein: MATHSPGAAVGRRALLAAGAGAALALAVSSPARAVTDRAPFGPFGSPGARHGSRTLYVHPGGLGDHTTVQGAVSAAGGTGFTIVVAPGVYREVVTVGEDLAGLTLIGAGRDPRDTVIVYDNAAGTLKPDGSGTYGTSGSATTTVRAAGFTARRITFANDWLRADHPEISGTQAVAVKVSGDRSAFHHCRFLGHQDTLYADSPSVSTVARQFFSHCYAEGDVDFVFGRGRAVFEHCRFHTLARDVDFTPKGMVFAPSTARDNPYGYLAVRCRISSAAQDGAYKLSRPWVPSSDPTAWPSLVVRDSVIGPGIDAVQPYTNMRDAYPWQAQRFAEYRNSGPGARVIVPENRPQLTAAQARSATREVYLGDWAPWRNAG; encoded by the coding sequence ATGGCCACGCACTCCCCCGGCGCGGCGGTCGGCCGCCGTGCGCTGCTCGCCGCGGGCGCCGGAGCGGCCCTCGCGCTCGCGGTGTCCAGCCCGGCCAGAGCCGTCACGGACCGCGCCCCTTTCGGACCGTTCGGTTCGCCCGGGGCCCGGCACGGCAGCCGGACGCTGTACGTCCACCCGGGCGGACTCGGCGACCACACCACCGTCCAGGGCGCGGTGTCGGCGGCGGGCGGCACCGGCTTCACGATCGTCGTCGCTCCCGGCGTCTACCGCGAGGTGGTGACAGTCGGTGAGGACCTCGCGGGTCTCACGCTGATCGGCGCGGGCCGGGACCCCCGTGACACCGTCATCGTGTACGACAACGCGGCCGGCACCCTGAAGCCGGACGGCTCAGGCACGTACGGCACCAGCGGTTCCGCCACCACCACGGTCCGTGCCGCCGGGTTCACCGCCCGCCGGATCACCTTCGCCAACGACTGGCTGCGGGCGGACCATCCGGAGATCAGCGGCACCCAGGCCGTCGCGGTCAAGGTGAGCGGCGACCGGTCGGCGTTCCACCACTGCCGTTTCCTGGGCCACCAGGACACCCTGTACGCCGACTCGCCCTCCGTGTCGACCGTGGCCCGGCAGTTCTTCTCGCACTGCTACGCGGAGGGGGACGTCGACTTCGTCTTCGGCCGCGGGCGTGCCGTGTTCGAGCACTGCCGCTTCCACACCCTCGCCAGGGACGTCGACTTCACCCCCAAGGGCATGGTGTTCGCCCCGTCGACCGCGCGGGACAACCCGTACGGCTACCTCGCCGTGCGGTGCCGGATCAGCAGCGCCGCTCAGGACGGCGCGTACAAGCTCTCCCGGCCCTGGGTGCCGAGTTCGGACCCGACCGCGTGGCCGTCGCTGGTGGTCCGCGACAGCGTGATCGGTCCGGGGATCGACGCGGTGCAGCCGTACACGAACATGCGGGACGCCTACCCGTGGCAGGCGCAGCGGTTCGCCGAGTACCGCAACAGCGGCCCCGGGGCCCGGGTCATCGTGCCGGAGAACCGGCCCCAACTGACCGCGGCCCAGGCCCGGTCGGCGACGCGGGAGGTGTATCTGGGCGACTGGGCGCCCTGGCGGAACGCCGGCTGA
- a CDS encoding pectate lyase, which produces MSRHKRSLRRRRTVAALGAALGLTVTGIVTTSMLNTAGAATAWPKPNGSSAVNATIEVSGTYDGGLKRFYGSGDLGDGGQGEGQPPIFKLKDGAVLKNVVLGSPAADGVHCMGSCTLQNVWWEDVGEDAASFKGKSASSVYTVYGGGARKASDKVFQFNGAGKLVVTKFQVSDFGKLVRSCGNCSTQYKRSVIVNDVDITAPGKSLVGINTNYGDTAALRNVRIHGDSSRKIKPCIRYTGNDSGDEPVETGSGPDGTYCRYSSSDISYD; this is translated from the coding sequence ATGAGCCGACACAAGCGGAGCCTTCGGCGCCGCAGGACGGTCGCCGCGCTGGGTGCGGCGCTCGGGCTGACCGTGACCGGGATCGTCACCACCAGCATGCTCAACACGGCCGGCGCGGCCACCGCGTGGCCCAAGCCCAACGGCAGCTCGGCCGTGAACGCCACCATCGAGGTGTCCGGCACCTACGACGGCGGCCTGAAGCGGTTCTACGGCAGCGGTGACCTCGGCGACGGAGGCCAGGGCGAGGGACAGCCCCCCATATTCAAGCTCAAGGACGGCGCCGTCCTGAAGAACGTCGTCCTCGGGTCGCCCGCCGCCGACGGCGTGCACTGCATGGGCAGTTGCACGCTGCAGAACGTCTGGTGGGAGGACGTCGGCGAGGACGCCGCCAGCTTCAAGGGCAAGTCCGCGAGTTCCGTCTACACCGTGTACGGCGGCGGCGCGCGGAAGGCGTCCGACAAGGTCTTCCAGTTCAACGGCGCGGGCAAGCTGGTCGTCACCAAGTTCCAGGTCTCCGACTTCGGCAAACTGGTCCGCTCCTGCGGCAACTGCTCCACGCAGTACAAGCGGTCGGTCATCGTCAACGACGTGGACATCACCGCGCCGGGGAAGTCCCTCGTGGGCATCAACACCAACTACGGTGACACGGCCGCCCTGCGCAACGTCCGTATCCACGGCGACAGCAGCCGGAAGATCAAGCCCTGCATCCGCTACACGGGCAACGACTCCGGCGACGAGCCGGTCGAGACCGGCAGCGGTCCCGATGGCACGTACTGCCGGTACAGCTCCTCCGACATCAGCTACGACTGA
- a CDS encoding SigE family RNA polymerase sigma factor: protein MATATDDARVEFQAFFERHYAELARLAHLLTGEADAADDLAADAMLALWDRWDRARAADHPVAYARGVVANLARSRIRSAVRERRRVALFWSQRSEKADGPDVPVVVDVREALRALPFRKRACVVLRHAFDLSERDTALALGVSVGTVKSQTSKGMAELQRLLGPMAASELVGGRN, encoded by the coding sequence GTGGCCACAGCCACCGATGACGCGCGCGTGGAGTTCCAGGCGTTCTTCGAGCGCCACTACGCCGAACTCGCGCGTCTCGCCCATCTGCTGACCGGCGAGGCCGACGCCGCCGACGACCTCGCCGCCGACGCGATGCTCGCGCTGTGGGACCGCTGGGACCGTGCGCGTGCCGCCGACCATCCCGTCGCCTACGCCCGCGGCGTCGTCGCCAACCTCGCCCGCAGCCGCATCAGGAGCGCCGTCAGGGAACGCCGCCGGGTGGCGCTGTTCTGGTCGCAGCGCTCCGAGAAGGCCGACGGACCCGACGTCCCCGTGGTCGTCGACGTGCGGGAGGCGCTGCGTGCGCTGCCGTTCCGCAAACGCGCCTGCGTCGTACTGCGCCACGCCTTCGACCTGTCGGAGCGCGACACGGCCCTGGCGCTCGGCGTCTCGGTCGGTACGGTCAAGAGCCAGACCTCCAAGGGCATGGCGGAACTGCAACGGCTGCTGGGTCCCATGGCAGCCTCTGAGCTGGTCGGAGGCCGGAACTGA
- a CDS encoding LacI family DNA-binding transcriptional regulator: protein MVTLADVARHAGVSASTVSYVLSGKRSISRSTRERVERSIEELGYRPHAGARALASNRSGIIALMVPLRTDIYVPVMLQIAMAVTTTARAHGYDVLLLTGEEGPEAVRRIEGSAVADAMIVMDVELDDERLPLLRTARRPAVLIGLPADAGGLGCVDLDFAAAGALCVEHLAGLGHREIAFIGEAPGVYERHTGFAERTLAGLRSAAGTHDMRLLHRPCASGWTAVAATLGRILEERPGTTAFVVQNEAATDPLLALLRQQRLAVPEDVSVVAICPDQVAAQASVPLTAVAVPAQDMGRRAVEQVVAVLDGGETAGTVLLAPELTVRASSGPAPR from the coding sequence ATGGTCACCCTTGCTGATGTCGCCCGCCACGCAGGCGTCTCCGCCAGCACGGTCAGCTATGTCCTCAGCGGCAAACGCTCGATCTCCAGGAGCACCCGTGAGCGGGTCGAGCGGAGCATCGAGGAACTCGGCTACCGGCCGCACGCCGGCGCCCGCGCACTCGCCAGCAACCGGTCCGGCATCATCGCGCTGATGGTGCCGCTGCGCACCGACATCTATGTGCCCGTGATGCTCCAGATCGCCATGGCGGTCACCACCACGGCCCGGGCCCACGGCTACGACGTCCTCCTGCTCACCGGCGAGGAGGGGCCGGAGGCCGTGCGGCGCATCGAGGGCAGCGCGGTGGCGGACGCGATGATCGTCATGGACGTGGAGCTCGACGACGAACGCCTGCCGCTGCTGCGGACCGCCCGGCGTCCCGCCGTGCTGATCGGGCTGCCCGCCGACGCCGGCGGCCTCGGCTGCGTCGACCTCGACTTCGCGGCGGCCGGGGCGCTGTGCGTGGAACACCTGGCCGGACTCGGCCACCGGGAGATCGCCTTCATCGGCGAGGCCCCCGGCGTCTACGAACGTCACACCGGCTTCGCCGAGCGCACCCTCGCCGGACTGCGCTCCGCCGCCGGGACGCACGACATGCGGCTCCTGCACCGCCCCTGTGCGAGCGGCTGGACCGCCGTCGCCGCCACCCTCGGACGGATCCTCGAGGAACGCCCCGGCACCACGGCCTTCGTGGTGCAGAACGAGGCCGCCACCGACCCCCTGCTGGCCCTGCTGCGCCAGCAGCGGCTGGCCGTCCCTGAGGACGTGTCCGTCGTCGCCATCTGTCCGGACCAGGTCGCGGCGCAAGCCTCGGTGCCGCTCACCGCCGTCGCGGTTCCCGCGCAGGACATGGGCCGGCGCGCGGTCGAGCAGGTGGTGGCCGTACTGGACGGCGGTGAGACGGCGGGGACGGTGCTCCTCGCACCCGAACTGACCGTACGGGCCAGCTCCGGCCCCGCTCCCCGCTGA
- a CDS encoding glycoside hydrolase family 6 protein translates to MSRATAPPLRQKRTALLAACSLLATGAGAVTLMQTPAAAAAIACSVDYQTSDWGSGFTTTVNVKNTGTTAIENWTLTYAYSGNQKLSSGWNGTWSQSGSTVTVKGADWNRSIAGGATVSPGAQFSYSGTNTAPTSFAVNGVTCNGGTTPTDPPTDPPTDPPTDPPTDPPAGDKVDNPFVGAKMYVNPEWSAKAAAEPGGSRIANTSTSVWLDRIAAIEGVNGGMGLRDHLDEALEQSGGEPLAINIVVYDLPGRDCSALASNGELGPEELPRYKSEFIDPIAAAVSDPKYAGLRITTVIEIDSLPNLITNAGSRPTATPQCDVMKANGNYVKGVGYALAKLGPIPNVYNYIDAGHHGWLGWDDNFGPSADLFAQAAQAEGSKLEYVHGFITNTANYGILKESYYTIDDAVNGTSVRQSKWIDWNRYVDELSYAQAFRQRLVQAGFASNIGMLIDTSRNGWGGTARPTGPGPQTSVDTYVNGGKLDRRIHLGNWCNQAGAGLGERPKAAPEAGIDAYLWVKPPGESDGSSSEIPNDEGKGFDRMCDPTYTGNVRNGNNMSGALGGAPVSGHWFSAQFQELMKNAHPAL, encoded by the coding sequence ATGAGCCGTGCCACCGCGCCACCACTGCGACAAAAGCGCACCGCCCTGCTGGCCGCCTGCAGCCTCCTGGCCACCGGCGCCGGCGCCGTCACCCTCATGCAGACGCCCGCCGCCGCCGCGGCGATCGCCTGTAGCGTCGACTATCAGACCAGCGACTGGGGCTCCGGCTTCACGACCACGGTCAACGTCAAGAACACCGGCACCACCGCGATCGAGAACTGGACGCTGACGTACGCCTACTCGGGCAACCAGAAGCTCAGCAGCGGCTGGAACGGCACCTGGTCGCAGTCCGGCAGCACCGTCACGGTCAAGGGCGCCGACTGGAACCGGTCCATCGCCGGCGGCGCGACCGTCTCGCCGGGCGCCCAGTTCTCCTACAGCGGCACCAACACCGCACCGACGTCCTTCGCGGTCAACGGCGTGACCTGCAACGGCGGCACCACGCCCACCGACCCGCCGACCGACCCGCCGACCGACCCGCCCACCGACCCTCCGACCGACCCTCCGGCCGGTGACAAGGTCGACAACCCGTTCGTCGGCGCGAAGATGTACGTCAACCCCGAATGGTCGGCGAAGGCAGCCGCCGAACCGGGCGGCAGCCGCATCGCCAACACCTCGACCTCCGTGTGGCTCGACCGCATCGCGGCGATCGAGGGCGTGAACGGCGGAATGGGCCTGCGCGACCACCTCGACGAGGCGCTCGAGCAGTCCGGCGGCGAGCCGCTCGCCATCAACATCGTCGTCTACGACCTGCCCGGTCGCGACTGCTCCGCCCTCGCCTCCAACGGCGAGCTCGGCCCCGAGGAACTCCCGCGCTACAAGAGCGAGTTCATCGACCCGATCGCGGCGGCCGTCTCCGACCCGAAGTACGCGGGTCTGCGCATCACCACCGTCATCGAGATCGACTCGCTGCCCAACCTCATCACCAACGCGGGCAGCCGGCCCACCGCCACCCCGCAGTGCGACGTGATGAAGGCGAACGGCAACTACGTCAAGGGCGTCGGCTACGCGCTGGCCAAGCTCGGCCCGATCCCCAACGTCTACAACTACATCGACGCCGGACACCACGGCTGGCTCGGCTGGGACGACAACTTCGGCCCGTCCGCCGACCTGTTCGCCCAGGCCGCCCAGGCCGAGGGAAGCAAGCTGGAGTACGTCCACGGCTTCATCACCAACACCGCCAACTACGGCATCCTCAAGGAGTCGTACTACACGATCGACGACGCGGTGAACGGCACCTCCGTCCGCCAGTCCAAGTGGATCGACTGGAACCGCTACGTCGATGAGCTGTCCTACGCCCAGGCCTTCCGCCAGCGCCTGGTGCAGGCCGGCTTCGCCTCCAACATCGGCATGCTGATCGACACCTCCCGCAACGGCTGGGGCGGCACCGCACGGCCCACCGGACCGGGGCCGCAGACCAGCGTCGACACCTATGTGAACGGCGGCAAGCTCGACCGCCGGATCCACCTCGGCAACTGGTGCAACCAGGCGGGCGCGGGTCTCGGCGAGCGGCCGAAGGCGGCTCCCGAGGCGGGCATCGACGCCTACCTGTGGGTCAAGCCCCCGGGTGAGTCCGACGGCTCCAGCTCGGAGATCCCGAACGACGAGGGCAAGGGCTTCGACCGGATGTGCGACCCGACCTACACGGGCAACGTACGCAACGGGAACAACATGTCCGGCGCGCTGGGCGGTGCCCCGGTCTCCGGTCACTGGTTCTCCGCGCAGTTCCAGGAGCTCATGAAGAACGCCCACCCGGCGCTCTAG
- a CDS encoding glycoside hydrolase family 48 protein: protein MSPPGRRRPLRRVLTALAAVLSLPLTLTATGTAPAHAAAVQCSVDYRTSDWGSGFTTDLTITNRGSEVIDDWTLTYAYSGNQKLSNGWNGTWSQSGSNVTVKAPAWSRSIAAGAAVSTGAQFSYSGTNAAPTSFAVNGTTCTGAHQPPIAVLTSPTAGAVFSAGDAIPLAATAAAADGANVTKVEFYSDTTLLGTDTSSPYTFSATGLAAGDYSLYAKAYDSQGASAESTPVGITVATGPALVASPTQLGIQQGASGTFDVKLSTRPSSNVTVSVTRTAGNTGLSVSSGGSLTFTPSNWNTAQKVTIAADSEGTGAATFRVSAPGHTAAEVTVTQLGGSKEYDGRFLELYGKITDPANGYFSPEGIPYHSVETLIVEAPDHGHETTSEAYSYLIWLQAMYGRITGDWTKFNGAWEIMEKYMIPTHADQATGSFYDPNKPATYAPEHDQPSQYPAELQPSVTSGRDPIAAELKSAYGTDDVYGMHWLQDVDNVYGYGNEPGKCEAGPSATGPSYINTFQRGPQESVWETVPQPTCDRFAYGGTNGYLDLFTKDASYAKQWKYTNAPDADARAVQAAYWADLWAKEQGKGSQVSGTVAKAAKMGDYLRYAMFDKYFKKVGNCVGPTTCPAGTGKDSSHYLLSWYYAWGGAADTSAGWAWRIGSSHAHGGYQNPLAAYALSAYAPLKPKSATAQDDWAKSLDRQIEFYRWLQADEGAIAGGATNSVGGRYEAPAAGTPTFYGMAYDEKPVYHDPPSNQWFGFQAWSMERVAEYYQQTGDAQAKEVLDKWVDWALSETTVNPDGTFRIPSTLQWSGKPDTWNAANPGANAGLHVTVADYTQDVGVAGAYAKVLTYYAARSGDTEAKSVAKALLDGMWDHHQDALGIAVPETRTDYSRFDDPVYVPSGWTGTMPNGDTINSSSTFASLRSFYQDDPAWSKIESYLAGGAAPEFTYHRFWAQADIALAMGAYAELLE from the coding sequence ATGTCTCCACCAGGAAGACGGCGCCCGCTGAGGCGCGTACTGACGGCGCTGGCCGCCGTCCTCTCGCTCCCCCTGACCCTGACCGCGACCGGTACGGCGCCGGCGCACGCCGCCGCCGTCCAGTGCAGCGTCGACTACCGGACCAGCGACTGGGGTTCCGGCTTCACCACCGACCTCACCATCACCAACCGCGGATCCGAGGTGATCGACGACTGGACCCTGACGTACGCCTACTCGGGGAACCAGAAGCTCAGCAACGGGTGGAACGGCACCTGGTCCCAGTCCGGCAGCAACGTCACGGTCAAGGCCCCCGCCTGGAGCCGGTCGATCGCCGCCGGTGCCGCCGTCAGCACCGGCGCCCAGTTCTCCTACAGCGGCACCAACGCCGCGCCCACCTCGTTCGCCGTCAACGGCACCACCTGCACCGGCGCCCACCAGCCGCCGATCGCCGTCCTCACCAGCCCGACGGCCGGCGCGGTCTTCTCCGCCGGCGACGCGATCCCGCTGGCCGCCACGGCCGCCGCGGCCGACGGCGCGAATGTCACCAAGGTCGAGTTCTACAGCGACACGACCCTGCTGGGCACGGACACCAGCTCGCCGTACACCTTCAGCGCCACCGGCCTCGCGGCCGGCGACTACTCGCTCTACGCCAAGGCCTACGACAGCCAGGGCGCCTCGGCCGAGTCGACCCCGGTCGGCATCACCGTGGCCACCGGCCCCGCACTGGTCGCCTCACCCACACAACTCGGCATCCAGCAGGGCGCGTCGGGGACCTTCGACGTCAAGCTGTCCACCCGGCCGTCCTCGAACGTCACGGTCTCTGTGACCCGCACGGCGGGCAACACCGGACTGAGCGTGAGCAGCGGCGGAAGCCTCACCTTCACCCCGTCGAACTGGAACACCGCGCAGAAGGTCACCATCGCCGCCGACAGCGAGGGAACCGGCGCGGCCACCTTCAGGGTGTCCGCTCCCGGCCACACGGCGGCCGAGGTGACGGTGACGCAACTGGGCGGCTCCAAGGAGTACGACGGGCGCTTCCTCGAGCTGTACGGGAAGATCACCGACCCCGCCAACGGCTACTTCTCACCCGAGGGCATCCCGTACCACTCCGTGGAGACCCTGATCGTCGAGGCCCCCGACCACGGGCACGAGACGACGTCGGAGGCGTACAGCTACCTGATCTGGCTCCAGGCCATGTACGGCCGGATCACCGGTGACTGGACGAAGTTCAACGGCGCCTGGGAAATCATGGAGAAGTACATGATCCCCACCCACGCCGACCAGGCCACCGGCTCCTTCTACGACCCGAACAAACCGGCGACCTACGCGCCCGAGCACGACCAGCCTTCCCAGTACCCGGCCGAGCTCCAGCCCTCCGTGACCTCCGGCAGGGACCCGATCGCGGCCGAACTGAAGAGCGCGTACGGCACGGACGACGTCTACGGCATGCACTGGCTCCAGGACGTCGACAACGTCTACGGATACGGCAACGAGCCCGGCAAGTGCGAGGCGGGGCCGAGCGCGACGGGCCCCTCCTACATCAACACCTTCCAGCGCGGCCCGCAGGAATCGGTGTGGGAGACCGTGCCGCAGCCGACCTGCGACAGGTTCGCCTACGGCGGCACCAACGGCTACCTGGACCTGTTCACCAAGGACGCGTCCTACGCCAAGCAGTGGAAGTACACCAACGCGCCGGACGCGGACGCCCGCGCCGTGCAGGCCGCCTACTGGGCCGACCTGTGGGCCAAGGAGCAGGGCAAGGGCTCCCAGGTCTCCGGAACCGTGGCCAAGGCCGCCAAGATGGGCGACTACCTGCGCTACGCCATGTTCGACAAGTACTTCAAGAAGGTCGGCAACTGCGTGGGTCCGACGACCTGCCCGGCCGGCACCGGTAAGGACAGCTCGCACTACCTGCTGTCCTGGTACTACGCCTGGGGCGGCGCGGCCGACACCTCGGCGGGCTGGGCCTGGCGGATCGGCTCCAGCCACGCGCACGGCGGTTACCAGAACCCGCTCGCGGCCTACGCGCTCAGCGCCTACGCCCCGCTGAAGCCCAAGTCGGCGACGGCGCAGGACGACTGGGCGAAGAGCCTGGACCGGCAGATCGAGTTCTACCGCTGGCTCCAGGCCGACGAGGGGGCCATCGCCGGCGGCGCGACGAACAGCGTCGGCGGACGGTACGAGGCGCCCGCGGCCGGCACGCCCACCTTCTACGGGATGGCGTACGACGAGAAGCCGGTCTACCACGACCCCCCGTCGAACCAGTGGTTCGGCTTCCAGGCGTGGTCGATGGAGCGGGTCGCGGAGTACTACCAGCAGACGGGTGACGCGCAGGCGAAGGAGGTGCTCGACAAGTGGGTCGACTGGGCGCTCTCCGAGACGACCGTCAACCCCGACGGCACGTTCCGGATCCCGTCCACGCTCCAGTGGTCCGGCAAGCCCGACACCTGGAACGCGGCGAACCCGGGCGCCAACGCCGGTCTGCACGTGACGGTGGCGGACTACACCCAGGACGTGGGCGTCGCCGGCGCGTACGCCAAGGTGCTGACGTACTACGCCGCACGGTCGGGTGACACCGAGGCCAAGTCCGTGGCCAAGGCGCTGCTCGACGGGATGTGGGACCACCACCAGGACGCGCTCGGCATCGCGGTGCCCGAGACGCGCACCGACTACAGCAGGTTCGACGACCCGGTGTACGTGCCCAGTGGCTGGACGGGCACGATGCCGAACGGCGACACGATCAACTCCTCGTCGACGTTCGCGTCGCTGCGCTCCTTCTACCAGGACGACCCCGCCTGGTCGAAGATCGAGAGCTACCTGGCGGGCGGCGCCGCACCGGAGTTCACGTACCACCGCTTCTGGGCGCAGGCGGACATCGCCCTCGCCATGGGGGCGTACGCGGAACTGCTCGAGTGA